A stretch of Chionomys nivalis chromosome 2, mChiNiv1.1, whole genome shotgun sequence DNA encodes these proteins:
- the LOC130867801 gene encoding vomeronasal type-1 receptor 4-like has protein sequence MDFRNLGIGIIFLIENTVGILGNVSLLSYYRVIYNKKHKIKPMDLILMHLIMVNLLIILSKGMGNTMTIFSLKHFFNDLSYQLFIYVIRVFRIVSIVTIFLLSVFQSIIISPRNSFWKNLRVKSSKDIGLYISLSWVLSTMVNVLLPLYMYIKSRRKNITKEIDFEHYTVVGNDKISVSLYIALTVFPELLFSVLITCSSSSMIIILYRHKQRIQHIRNTCAFHSNSPESRATQSILVRVFTFLVIYTLSTVSHCCSAVLSGQNWWLMKITVIISLCFPTLSPFVLLSQSSPLCRLFFLWIKDTESSNVIVTI, from the coding sequence ATGGACTTTAGGAATTTGGGAATAGGAATAATATTCTTGATAGAGAATACAGTTGGAATTCTGGGAaatgtctctctcctttcctacTACCGAGTTATTTAtaataagaaacataaaataaagccCATGGATTTAATTCTCATGCATCTCATTATGGTTAACCTCTTGATAATTCTTTCCAAAGGAATGGGCAACACAATGACAATTTTTAGCTTGAAACATTTCTTCAATGATTTGAGCTAccaactttttatttatgtgataaGAGTTTTCAGGATCGTGTCCATTGTCACCATCTTCCTTTTGAGTGTCTTCCAGTCTATCATCATCAGTCCTAGAAACTCCTTTTGGAAAAACCTTAGAGTCAAATCTTCCAAGGATATTGGTCTCTACATTTCTCTAAGCTGGGTCTTGTCCACCATGGTAAATGTTCTTTTACCTTTGTACATGTACAtaaaatcaagaaggaaaaacataacaaaagagATAGATTTTGAACACTATACTGTTGTAGGTAATGACAAAATCTCAGTCTCCTTATATATAGCTTTAACAGTGTTTCCTGAACTCTTATTTTCTGTCCTCATTACTTGTTCCAGCAGCTCAATGATTATAATTTTGTATAGGCACAAACAGCGAATTCAACACATACGCAACACTTGTGCTTTCCATAGTAACTCCCCAGAGTCTAGAGCCACTCAGAGCATACTTGTTCGAGTGTTCACCTTTCTGGTTATTTATACCCTCTCTACTGTCTCACATTGTTGCAGTGCTGTACTGTCTGGTCAAAATTGGTGGCTTATGAAGATCACAGTCATTATAAGTTTGTGTTTTCCCACTTTGAGCCCCTTTGTACTTCTGAGTCAATCCTCCCCTCTCTGTAGACTGTTCTTTCTCTGGATAAAGGATACAGAATCATCTAATGTTATTGTTACTATTTAA